In a genomic window of Vigna angularis cultivar LongXiaoDou No.4 chromosome 6, ASM1680809v1, whole genome shotgun sequence:
- the LOC108319798 gene encoding protein FAR1-RELATED SEQUENCE 3, with the protein MDVQVINAEGSSHQSKADNGDAEPSDSEVNNTEKYGTHAEDRISEPYVGMEFDTVDVAKAFYNEYARHMGFSSKVGPYGHSKIDGENYREFVCGREGLRKGLNESCNAMIRIELKGQNKWVVTKLVKEHTHSLFSSSKSYNNHPSKHFSSVGRTMPETYQGVGLVPSGVMYVSMDGNRVSNQNTRGMKNIHTTAAERSHPVKNSSLMNYTVRPSLQNRTLGRDAHNLLEYFKKMQAENPGFFYAIQLDEDNRMSNVFWADARSRTAYSYYGDTVHLDTTYKVNQYRVPFASFTGVNHHGQMVLFGCALLLDDSEASYLWLLKTFLTAMNDCQPVSITTDQDRALQTAVSQVLPQTRHCISKWHILKEGQEKLAHVCLVHPNFQVELYNCINMTETIDEFESFWSCIIDKYELRRNDWLQSLYNARAQWVPAFFRNSFFAALSPTQGFDGSFFDGYVNQQTTLPLFFRQYERALESWIEKEIEADFETVCTTPVLKTPSPMEKQVANLYTRKIFSKFQDELVETFVYTANRIEGDGPNSTFRVAKFEDDQKAYTVSLNHSELKANCSCQMFEYSGILCRHILTVFTVTNVLTLPPHYILKRWTRNAKNSPGLDEHIGELHAQESLTARYSNLCKEAIRYAEEGAVTVETYNAAISGIREGGKKVANVKRSVAKVSPPNNQAGGIAYDDRKTPTPTSDTTPLLWPRQDEITRRFNLNDAGGPVQSVADLNLPRMAPVSLHRDDGLSENMVVLPCLKSMTWIMENKNSTPGNKVAVINLKLQDYSRVPSTESEVKFHLSRVTLEPMLKSMAYISEQLSTPANKVAVINLKLQDTETTSGESEVKFQVSRDTLGAMLRSMAYIREQLSHADDAQLEPLSKKHKK; encoded by the exons ATGGATGTTCAAGTGATAAATGCGGAAGGAAGTAGTCATCAGTCAAAGGCAGATAACGGGGATGCAGAACCAAGTGACAGTGAAGTTAATAATACTGAAAAGTATGGAACTCACGCGGAGGACCGGATTTCTGAACCATATGTGGGTATGGAATTTGACACTGTAGATGTTGCTAAGGCATTTTATAATGAATATGCCAGACACATGGGTTTTAGCTCTAAAGTTGGCCCATATGGTCACTCTAAAATTGATGGGGAAAATTATAGGGAGTTTGTATGTGGTAGGGAAGGTTTAAGAAAAGGACTAAATGAAAGTTGCAATGCAATGATTAGGATCGAGCTAAAGGGTCAAAATAAATGGGTGGTAACAAAATTAGTGAAGGAGCATACTCATTCCCTGTTCAGTTCCAGTAAGTCATACAATAATCACCCAAGTAAGCATTTTTCTAGTGTTGGAAGGACAATGCCGGAAACTTATCAAGGAGTGGGTCTTGTTCCTAGTGGTGTTATGTATGTATCTATGGATGGGAATCGTGTTTCGAATCAGAATACTCGTGGGATGAAGAATATTCATACCACTGCTGCTGAACGAAGTCACCCAGTTAAAAATTCCTCATTGATGAATTATACTGTTAGGCCTTCTTTGCAAAACCGGACATTGGGGAGGGACGCTCATAATCTGCTGGAGTACTTCAAGAAGATGCAGGCTGAGAATCCTGGTTTCTTCTATGCTATACAACTTGATGAAGACAATCGAATGTCTAATGTCTTTTGGGCAGATGCAAGATCAAGGACAGCATACAGTTATTACGGTGACACAGTTCATCTTGACACAACTTACAAAGTAAATCAATATAGAGTGCCATTTGCTTCTTTCACTGGGGTAAATCATCATGGTCAAATGGTTTTGTTTGGTTGTGCGCTCCTTTTGGATGATTCTGAGGCATCTTATTTATGGCTGTTGAAGACATTTCTGACGGCAATGAATGATTGTCAGCCTGTCTCTATAACTACTGATCAAGATAGAGCCTTGCAAACTGCAGTTTCTCAAGTTCTCCCACAAACCCGCCACTGTATTAGCAAGTGGCATATCTTGAAAGAAGGTCAAGAAAAGTTGGCTCATGTATGTCTTGTGCATCCAAATTTTCAGGTTGAACTTTATAATTGTATTAACATGACAGAAACCATTGATGAGTTTGAGTCATTTTGGAGTTGTATCATCGATAAATATGAACTCAGAAGAAATGATTGGCTCCAGTCATTGTATAATGCTCGTGCTCAATGGGTTCCAGCATTCTTTCGCAATTCGTTTTTTGCAGCATTATCTCCTACTCAAGGTTTTGATGGTTCTTTTTTTGATGGTTATGTCAACCAACAGACAACATTGCCATTGTTCTTCAGGCAGTATGAAAGAGCTTTAGAGAGCTGGATTGAGAAGGAAATAGAAGCAGATTTTGAGACAGTTTGCACAACACCAGTTTTGAAGACACCTTCACCAATGGAGAAACAGGTTGCTAATCTTtatacaagaaaaatattttcaaagtttcaAGATGAACTTGTTGAAACTTTTGTTTATACTGCGAATAGAATTGAAGGAGATGGACCAAATAGCACATTTAGAGTTGCAAAATTTGAGGATGACCAGAAGGCATACACGGTCTCATTAAACCATTCTGAGTTGAAAGCTAATTGTAGTTGCCAAATGTTTGAGTATTCAGGCATTCTTTGCAGACATATTTTAACAGTTTTCACCGTGACAAATGTACTTACGTTACCACCCCATTACATCTTGAAACGTTGGACAAGAAATGCAAAAAACAGTCCTGGATTGGATGAACATATCGGTGAGTTACATGCACAGGAATCTTTGACAGCAAGATATAGCAATCTATGCAAGGAAGCCATCAGGTACGCTGAGGAAGGGGCAGTAACTGTGGAAACATATAATGCTGCAATAAGTGGTATTAGAGAAGGTGGAAAGAAGGTTGCTAATGTGAAAAGAAGTGTTGCCAAAGTATCTCCTCCTAACAATCAGGCCGGTGGGATTGCATATGATGACAGGAAAACTCCCACTCCAACTTCAGATACAACTCCTCTTTTATGGCCGCGGCAAGATGAGATAACGAGGAGGTTTAATCTTAATGATGCTGGTGGTCCTGTTCAATCAGTTGCTGATCTAAACTTGCCACGGATGGCCCCAGTCTCTCTTCATCGTGATGATGGCCTATCTGAAAACATG GTAGTTCTTCCATGCCTAAAATCAATGACATGGATAATGGAGAACAAAAACTCAACTCCTGGGAATAAAGTAGCTGTTATCAATCTTAAG TTGCAAGATTATAGCAGGGTTCCATCCACAGAATCTGAGGTTAAGTTTCATCTTTCTAGAGTTACTTTGGAACCAATGTTGAAGTCTATGGCTTACATCAGTGAACAGCTCTCAACACCAGCTAATAAGGTTGCAGTAATAAATCTCAAG CTTCAAGATACTGAGACAACCTCTGGTGAGTCAGAAGTAAAGTTTCAGGTGTCCCGGGATACATTGGGTGCTATGCTACGATCAATGGCCTATATCCGTGAGCAGCTTTCTCATGCC GACGATGCACAGTTAGAACCTCTATCCAAGAAGCATAAGAAGTAA
- the LOC108319760 gene encoding AT-hook motif nuclear-localized protein 17, translated as MTNNPTPIATKDSVSEDHHIGSSSQRTPPPPLPPSPPPPTTSTNQHVTNPSSSKPRGRPLGSKNKSKPIPLPVPLPTEPSVAVLVVTVDPNRDIMECILDIAHQDHVSLSIVSAIGMINSVTLRNSTHGAPSLVLHGPFKLLSLTGSYLYRNEYTLHLGATPPRPLSFGINFSAANGEIFTGIIGGSVVAGEGVSLTVSTFKNPDILKYAAEREEGDDNNSDNDNTNPNDLTEGGDDLRSI; from the coding sequence ATGACCAACAATCCAACGCCAATCGCTACCAAAGACTCCGTCTCCGAGGACCACCACATTGGATCCTCCTCCCAACGCACTCCACCACCGCCGCTACCACCATcgccaccaccaccaaccacCTCCACCAATCAACATGTCACGAACCCATCTTCAAGTAAGCCACGTGGCAGACCCCTAGGTTCCAAGAACAAGTCAAAGCCCATCCCTCTGCCAGTGCCCCTACCAACTGAGCCCTCCGTAGCGGTTCTGGTTGTCACTGTGGATCCAAACAGGGACATCATGGAGTGCATCCTTGACATTGCTCACCAAGACCACGTGAGCCTCTCCATCGTTAGTGCCATCGGCATGATCAATAGCGTAACCCTTCGCAACTCAACCCATGGCGCCCCATCCCTCGTGCTCCATGGGCCATTCAAATTACTCTCCCTCACTGGCTCCTACTTATACAGAAACGAATACACCCTTCACCTTGGAGCCACTCCTCCCCGTCCCTTATCCTTTGGAATCAACTTCTCCGCCGCTAACGGCGAAATCTTTACCGGCATTATCGGCGGCAGCGTCGTCGCAGGCGAGGGCGTCAGCTTGACAGTTTCCACCTTCAAGAATCCTGATATTTTAAAGTACGCTGCTGAAAGAGAAGAAGGGGATGACAATAACAGCGACAATGATAACACCAACCCTAATGATCTTACAGAGGGTGGCGACGACCTACGTTCAATATAA